Proteins found in one Venturia canescens isolate UGA chromosome 6, ASM1945775v1, whole genome shotgun sequence genomic segment:
- the LOC122412405 gene encoding putative uncharacterized protein DDB_G0272516, with amino-acid sequence MADNKEQIDSATGDSGFQNPEHEIQSNDFTTTLPPPGAGDIFNESRANFGEDFENKIDENKEERLEEFGTPKSDRVKINTVEVNNQLLINLIESIQEMKSQMQCMANEAAKNNQAYHELKTEFSSRLTVMEAKIASDVHKMYDPIKRHVTGLTRIVQENETKSAVVEVNVAQIQLDVSAIKKRVENLENTDKLHSPNTESTRIHPRLKEIPEEQEEDEDSEDDEEQQQRPTFRNEMTSTNKIKIKPPTFDGSSNKRPIKFIKEFRHYCEVTNPTFTEMKYLLSQSLEKAAKEWWELVEDQVNSFEDIEKRFTNRFWSHDVQRRVRKDLEFGKYPEKPGKLTKVEYATRTFGAARDLIPPPSDPDIVASLSQHFTEEIRATIISRGFETLEQLIEFLEKLDQSGPVNTGTEEGKPQNQKPNNDKNEQRPFKMPPQNNWNNNGYQNNNNFNRGNQNWQNNRQNWNQNNGGFQNNRSNNGGGYQNNSWNQQQNRGYNPNYNQRPNNSNFNRNQQNGGQNRGNNRPNYNPPQNQNQNWGSPNQNRGPPQNNGGYRPPANNNTQQPPIQTIEAQIEPLPSTSKAGNA; translated from the coding sequence ATGGCTGATAATAAAGAACAAATTGATAGCGCCACTGGCGATTCGGGATTTCAAAATCCAGAGCATGAAATTCAATCAAACGATTTCACGACCACGTTGCCTCCACCCGGTGCGGGggatattttcaatgaatctaGAGCTAACTTTGGggaagattttgaaaataaaattgatgagaataaagaagaaaGATTAGAGGAATTCGGCACGCCGAAATCCGATCGGGTTAAAATCAACACTGTAGAAGTAAACAATCAGTTGCTAATTAATTTAATAGAATCTATCCAAGAGATGAAATCCCAGATGCAGTGCATGGCCAACGAAGCCGCGAAAAATAACCAGGCGTATCATGAATTAAAAACAGAGTTTTCAAGCAGATTAACAGTGATGGAAGCTAAAATTGCTAGTGACGTACACAAAATGTATGATCCAATCAAACGCCATGTTACGGGTCTCACTAGAATTGTACAGGAGAACGAGACCAAAAGTGCCGTTGTAGAGGTAAACGTAGCCCAAATCCAACTTGACGTgagtgcaataaaaaaaagggtcGAAAATCTGGAAAATACGGACAAATTACACAGTCCAAATACAGAAAGCACCCGGATCCATCCACGATTGAAGGAAATTCCGGAAGAACAGGAAGAAGATGAAGATTCGGAGGACGATGAGGAACAACAGCAGAGGCCAACTTTCCGAAACGAGATGACGTCAaccaacaaaattaaaatcaagCCTCCAACATTCGATGGATCGAGCAATAAACGACcgattaaattcataaaagaaTTTCGGCATTATTGCGAGGTGACGAACCCGACGTTCACCGAAATGAAGTACTTGCTCAGCCAATCACTTGAGAAAGCCGCCAAGGAATGGTGGGAACTGGTCGAGGACCAGGTTAATAGTTTTgaagacatcgaaaaacgatTTACAAATCGATTTTGGAGTCACGACGTGCAACGAAGAGTGCGTAAAGACCTGGAATTCGGGAAATATCCTGAAAAGCCAGGCAAATTAACAAAAGTGGAATATGCAACTCGGACGTTCGGAGCGGCCCGTGATTTGATTCCACCACCGAGCGATCCGGATATTGTTGCATCCCTTTCGCAGCACTTTACCGAGGAGATAAGAGCGACAATCATAAGTCGTGGGTTCGAAACCCTCGAGCAGTTGATCGAGTTTCTGGAAAAACTCGATCAAAGTGGGCCTGTCAACACGGGAACTGAGGAAGGAAAACCTCAAAATCAAAAACCaaacaatgataaaaatgagcaACGGCCATTCAAAATGCCTCCGCAAAATAACTGGAACAACAATGGTTACCAGAACAACAATAATTTCAATCGCGGAAATCAAAACTGGCAAAATAATCGCCAAAATTGGAACCAGAACAACGGAGGATTCCAAAATAACCGAAGTAACAATGGTGGCGGTTACCAAAACAACAGTTGGAATCAGCAACAAAATAGGGGCTACAATCCCAACTATAACCAGCGGCCGAATAACAGCAATTTCAATCGGAATCAACAAAATGGCGGGCAAAACAGAGGAAACAATCGCCCAAATTACAATCCTccacaaaatcaaaatcaaaattgggGTTCGCCAAACCAAAATAGAGGACCACCTCAAAACAACGGGGGATATCGGCCACCTGCGAATAATAATACGCAGCAACCACCGATTCAAACGATTGAGGCGCAAATAGAACCTCTACCATCTACATCGAAAGCGGGAAACGCGTAG
- the LOC122412406 gene encoding glutamic acid-rich protein-like — MDASTQTIDPYAKVHFCMQTGEIGVWEIPERLGLIKEVERSLNRHNASKEGRIAKQSSGTQTARPKNKATQAFMWHLMPIDIDECRKPNRERLEQFVRRFTLEQIPKEFIVPKILSPIRDPANEANFKMPLSTEEWRRKRREHERLERKNYREEVARNGKEWTAWRIGEFNWEEEKKENDNQQESERKLRKRKKEDDVENNRKKKSIEKKQKDESIEKKKREQNNEREKENDETKKEKELVLIPLHLGGHWCLVTVDFESNSINYFDSLQGKNREYPTMIFEYLMMEAANKKQTSFDAKKLFIELTNGRHDQRVSLKTDRMYAVINGDRACRGRLTNVEDEEATLMLIDRGMTLMHPVDELHNLPYQFASVPPFCTKAYITNIKPYIGDRWDMVCSLHYQRKLVNQRAKVNILRDHPTLDGHEVDLFITPHYVNLRESLIQRGYATEGEYAFSLRDDIKCATPEEIQRLVNGEQRQEPFDPIEAELRQLEHLQFMDLEEEQEREVDFWSD; from the exons ATGGACGCGTCGACACAAACAATCGATCCCTATGCCAAGGTGCATTTTTGTATGCAAACCGGTGAAATTGGCGTTTGGGAAATTCCGGAACGATTAGGATTAATAAAAGAGGTGGAGCGATCCCTAAATAGACATAACGCGTCGAAAGAGGGTAGAATCGCGAAACAGTCGTCGGGGACACAAACTGCGCGGCCTAAAAACAAAGCCACGCAGGCTTTTATGTGGCATCTCATGCCAATTGACATCGACGAATGTCGAAAACCAAATCGGGAGCGACTCGAACAATTTGTTCGAAGATTTACACTTGAACAAATTCCTAAAGAATTTATAGTTCCTAAAATTTTGTCGCCCATTCGGGATCCAGCTAATGAGGCGAACTTCAAAATGCCGTTGTCCACAGAGGAGTGGAGAAGGAAGAGACGGGAACACGAAAGATTGGAGAGAAAGAATTACAGAGAAGAAGTAGcaagaaacgggaaagaaTGGACAGCCTGGAGAATAGGAGAGTTTAATtgggaagaagaaaagaaagaaaatgacaaTCAACAGGAAAGTGAGCGAAAACtgcgaaagaggaaaaaggaagACGACGTCGAAAACAATAGGAAAAAGAAGAGTATCGAGAAGAAGCAAAAAGACGAGAGCattgagaaaaagaagagagaacAGAACAACGAAAGGGAGAAGGAAAACGACGAaacaaagaaagagaaagaa CTCGTCCTGATTCCTCTTCATTTGGGCGGGCATTGGTGCCTCGTCACGGTGGATTTTGAGAGTAATAGCATCAACTATTTTGATAGTTTGCAGGGAAAGAACAGAGAGTACCCGACGATGATATTCGAGTATTTGATGATGGAAGCggcaaacaaaaaacaaacctCCTTTGACGCAA aaaaattattcatcgaaCTCACAAACGGACGACACGATCAAAGGGTGTCTCTAAAAACAGATCGAATGTACGCTGTTATAAATGGTGACCGTGCCTGTCGTGGGAGATTGACCAACGTCGAGGATGAAGAAGCTACCTTGATGCTAATTGACCGAGGGATGACGCTCATGCATCCCGTTGATGAACTTCATAATTTACCATATCAATTTGCCAGCGTGCCACCTTTCTGTACAAAGGCATACATCACCAACATTAAACCGTACATTGGGGATCGATGGGATATGGTTTGCAGCCTTCACTATCAACGAAAGCTAGTCAATCAAAGGGCAAAAGTCAACATCCTCAGGGATCATCCAACCCTAGATGGACATGAGGTCGATCTTTTTATCACTCCACACTACGTCAACCTGCGGGAAAGCCTCATTCAACGTGGATACGCTACAGAAGGCGAATATGCATTTTCGCTTCGAGATGACATCAAATGTGCAACaccagaagaaatacaaagacTGGTAAATGGAGAGCAACGGCAGGAACCTTTCGATCCAATTGAGGCTGAGCTGAGGCAATTAGAACATCTGCAATTTATGGACTTGGAGGAAGAGCAGGAGAGAGAGGTCGATTTTTGGAGCGACTAA